Proteins encoded within one genomic window of Gadus macrocephalus chromosome 18, ASM3116895v1:
- the LOC132446758 gene encoding uncharacterized protein LOC132446758 has translation MAHKGKATPWRSWSLTSAFLLVCLAPLTQSYNLRKALGRNRENGHEGKILFGYFFEKGRTDLPTSIHANWNVTSSAEDAIGYQKDWSGWFHDDPSVQWKHMELSVQCGAYQMKLVAREPEASQLQLVQKNAKSLPLTQLPETCGYSISRNNVMLVMVASYDGCTMMQEDGRYILPMLWQRRHIMLSCPIKEMPPAPPTSPRRQMSPKPAALPYPYNQWAMMPPFNNYPYGQHVVHQEPAETELSTTQEPTTTSPTPPKEQPAKSPPASKPAGYPPPHPQYQWDMMPPFKHYPYGQHVVHQEPAETELSTTQEPTTTSPTPPKEQPAKSPPASKPAGYPHPQYQWHMMPPFKHYPYGQHVVHQEPAETDLPTTQEPTTTSPTPPKEQPAKMSPKPAALPYPYNQWLMMPPFNYYPYGQHVVHQEPSMTYLPTTQEPTTTPPKPPKEQPAKMSPKPAALPYPYNQWAMMPPFNYYPYGQVHQEPSMTYLPTTQEPTTTPPKPPKEQPAKSPPASKPAGYPHPQYQWDMMPPFKHYPYGQHVVHQEPAETELSTTQEPTTTSPTPPKEQPAKSPPASKPAGYPHPQYQWHMMPPFKHYPYGQHVVHQEPAETRLSTTPEPTPPPTTPEPATPEPTKPPTTPEPMTPEPTTPPTTPEPTPTTPEPTPPPTTPEPTTTHPSPASPKQPTAR, from the exons ATGGCACACAAAGGGAAAGCTACACCGTGGCGTAGTTGGAGCCTTACTTCAGCGTTTCTGCTAGTCTGTTTAGCACCCCTGACACAGTCGTACAATTTGAGAAAAGCACTTGGCAGAAATAGAGAAAATGGTCATGAAGGAAAGATTCTGTTTGGTTACTTCTTTGAGAAGGGGCGAACTGATCTGCCAACAAGTATACACGCCAACTGGAATGTTACCTCCTCTGCAGAAGATGCCATCGGTTATCAAAAAGACTGGTCCG GGTGGTTCCATGATGATCCCAGTGTACAATGGAAGCACATGGAGCTGTCGGTTCAATGTGGTGCTTACCAGATGAAGCTCGTAGCGAGGGAGCCAGAAGCGTCACAGTTGCAACTGGTCCAAA AAAACGCCAAGTCGCTTCCCTTGACTCAGCTCCCTGAAACCTGTGGCTACTCAATCAGTCGAAACAATGTAATGCTTGTAATGGTGGCCTCATATGACGGCTGTACAATGATGCAAGAG GACGGACGCTACATCCTACCAATGCTTTGGCAAAGAAGGCATATAATGCTCTCGTGCCCCATAAAAGAAATGCCTCCAGCACCACCTACGTCTCCAAGACGACAAATGTCACCTAAACCAGCAGCCTTGCCCTATCCATACAACCAGTGGGCTATGATGCCTCCCTTCAACAATTATCCATATGGACAACATGTAGTGCATCAAGAGCCAGCCGAGACTGAGCTCTCTACTACACAAGAGCCCACGACGACATCGCCAACACCACCCAAGGAGCAGCCAGCAAAAAGCCCACCTGCTTCTAAACCAGCTGGCTatccccctccccatccacaGTACCAGTGGGATATGATGCCTCCCTTCAAACACTATCCATATGGACAACATGTTGTCCATCAAGAGCCAGCCGAGACTGAGCTCTCTACTACACAAGAGCCCACGACGACATCGCCAACACCACCCAAGGAGCAGCCAGCAAAAAGCCCACCTGCTTCTAAACCAGCTGGCTATCCCCATCCACAGTACCAGTGGCATATGATGCCTCCCTTCAAACACTATCCATATGGACAACATGTAGTGCATCAAGAGCCAGCCGAGACTGACCTCCCTACTACACAAGAGCCCACGACGACATCGCCAACACCACCCAAGGAGCAGCCAGCAAAAATGTCCCCTAAACCAGCTGCCTTGCCCTATCCATACAACCAGTGGCTTATGATGCCTCCCTTCAACTATTATCCATATGGACAACATGTAGTGCATCAAGAGCCATCCATGACTTACCTCCCTACTACACAAGAGCCCACGACTACACCGCCAAAACCACCCAAGGAGCAGCCAGCAAAAATGTCCCCTAAACCAGCTGCCTTGCCCTATCCATACAACCAGTGGGCTATGATGCCTCCCTTCAACTATTATCCATATGGACAAGTGCATCAAGAGCCATCCATGACTTACCTCCCTACTACACAAGAGCCCACGACTACACCGCCAAAACCACCCAAGGAGCAGCCAGCAAAAAGCCCACCTGCTTCTAAACCAGCTGGCTATCCCCATCCACAGTACCAGTGGGATATGATGCCTCCCTTCAAACACTATCCATATGGACAACATGTAGTGCATCAAGAGCCAGCCGAGACTGAGCTCTCTACTACACAAGAGCCCACGACGACATCGCCAACACCACCCAAGGAGCAGCCAGCAAAAAGCCCACCTGCTTCTAAACCTGCTGGCTATCCCCATCCACAGTACCAGTGGCATATGATGCCTCCCTTCAAACACTATCCATATGGACAACATGTAGTGCATCAAGAGCCAGCCGAGACTCGCCTCTCTACGACACCGGAGcccacgccgccgccgacgaCACCAGAGCCGGCGACACCGGAGCCGACGAAGCCGCCGACGACACCGGAGCCGATGACACCGGAGCCGACGACGCCGCCGACGACACCGGAGCCCACGCCGACGACACCGGAGcccacgccgccgccgacgaCACCGGAGCCCACGACGACTCATCCTTCACCTGCTTCTCCAAAACAACCTACAGCTC GCTAA